The proteins below are encoded in one region of Aquisphaera giovannonii:
- a CDS encoding ECF-type sigma factor, which translates to MNNLSPVRMWVSQLREGDPGAAQELWNTYFLRMVGVARGKLGGLPGRMADEEDVALSAFKSFCRGTRDGRFPQLVEAEDPWPLLLALTKHKAVDLVRHESRAKRGGAWPSSPEDVAAAEDACLSQVPGNEPDPHEMLQVAEACQSLLDRLSDTILRAIAEWRLEGFTTEEIARKLGFTPRTIERKLQLIRRLWKDGEAPR; encoded by the coding sequence ATGAACAATCTCTCCCCCGTCAGGATGTGGGTCTCCCAGCTCCGCGAGGGCGATCCCGGCGCGGCGCAGGAGCTCTGGAACACCTATTTCCTCCGGATGGTCGGGGTGGCGCGGGGGAAGCTCGGCGGCCTGCCCGGCCGGATGGCCGACGAGGAGGACGTCGCGCTCAGCGCCTTCAAGAGCTTCTGCCGGGGGACCAGGGACGGGCGGTTCCCGCAGCTCGTCGAGGCCGAGGACCCGTGGCCCCTTCTCCTGGCCCTCACGAAGCACAAGGCCGTGGACCTGGTGCGGCACGAGAGCCGGGCCAAGCGGGGGGGCGCGTGGCCGTCGTCGCCGGAGGACGTCGCGGCCGCGGAGGACGCCTGCCTCTCGCAGGTCCCCGGCAACGAGCCCGACCCCCACGAGATGCTCCAGGTGGCCGAGGCGTGCCAGTCCCTCCTCGACCGGCTCAGCGACACCATCCTCAGGGCGATCGCGGAGTGGCGGCTGGAGGGGTTCACCACCGAGGAGATCGCCCGGAAGCTCGGCTTCACGCCCCGCACCATCGAGCGCAAGCTCCAGCTCATCCGCCGGCTCTGGAAGGACGGCGAGGCGCCCCGCTGA